The following proteins come from a genomic window of Kitasatospora sp. NBC_01246:
- a CDS encoding TetR family transcriptional regulator → MAERKRRLVAAELAEAALLLLAEKGFEAVTIDEIAVTAGVSKRTFFRYFASKEDVVVQVLADLGPGMCAELAARPAAEPPSVALRHAVWTTLAACADGPEHAGHGDRALRVVQLIVRTPALLGRFLERQAQWRDELAAELAARLGLDPATAMYPPLAAGMALSAFDTVLRRWSDSDGTEDPAALIDHAFAVLAPALDAVGAPWA, encoded by the coding sequence ATGGCCGAGCGCAAACGCCGGCTCGTCGCCGCCGAGTTGGCCGAGGCGGCTCTGCTCCTGCTGGCGGAGAAGGGCTTCGAGGCCGTCACGATCGACGAGATCGCGGTCACCGCCGGGGTGTCCAAGCGGACGTTCTTCCGGTACTTCGCCTCGAAGGAGGACGTGGTCGTCCAGGTGCTGGCCGATCTCGGCCCCGGGATGTGCGCCGAACTCGCCGCCCGCCCCGCCGCGGAACCGCCCTCCGTGGCGCTCCGTCACGCGGTCTGGACCACGCTCGCCGCCTGCGCCGACGGCCCGGAGCACGCCGGCCACGGTGACCGCGCCCTGCGCGTGGTGCAGCTGATCGTGCGGACGCCCGCGCTGCTCGGCCGCTTCCTGGAACGGCAGGCGCAGTGGCGAGACGAGCTGGCGGCCGAGCTGGCCGCCCGCCTCGGGCTCGATCCCGCCACCGCGATGTACCCGCCCCTCGCGGCGGGGATGGCGCTGTCCGCCTTCGACACGGTGCTCCGCCGATGGAGCGACAGCGACGGCACCGAGGACCCGGCCGCGCTGATCGACCACGCCTTC
- a CDS encoding oxidoreductase produces MTEHQKWTAEQMPDQTGRLFVVTGATSGLGLATARALSHRGGHVVLAVRDEEKGRRVVAELRADQPGARLEVRRLDLADLASVRTFAAGLRADHGRLDVLVNNAGVMAPPRTLSAQGHELQFAAHHLGHFALTGLLLDLLAEGRDPRVVTVTSLNHRRGRIRFDDLAGERHYAPMAFYNQSKLANAVFGRQLHLRLTAAGSPVRSLLAHPGFSATDIVTGTPTALYRFLFGRLARPLGQHPDRGALPQLYAATRPGLASGEFIGPSGLGELRGAPVRVALAPAAADTETGRRLWELSERLTEVRYGLPDAG; encoded by the coding sequence ATGACTGAACATCAGAAGTGGACCGCCGAGCAGATGCCGGACCAGACCGGGAGGCTCTTCGTCGTCACCGGCGCCACCAGCGGCCTCGGCCTCGCCACCGCCCGCGCGCTGTCCCACCGCGGTGGCCACGTCGTGTTGGCGGTGCGCGACGAGGAGAAGGGCCGGCGGGTGGTCGCGGAGCTGCGCGCCGACCAGCCCGGCGCACGACTGGAGGTGCGCCGACTCGACCTCGCCGACCTCGCCTCGGTCCGCACCTTCGCCGCCGGCCTGCGCGCCGACCACGGCCGGCTGGACGTCCTCGTCAACAACGCCGGCGTCATGGCGCCGCCACGCACCTTGAGCGCCCAGGGCCACGAGCTGCAGTTCGCCGCCCATCACCTCGGCCACTTCGCCCTCACCGGGCTGCTCCTCGACCTGCTCGCCGAGGGCCGCGACCCCCGGGTGGTCACCGTCACCTCCCTCAACCACCGGCGCGGGCGGATCCGCTTCGACGACCTCGCCGGTGAGCGGCACTACGCGCCGATGGCCTTCTACAACCAGTCCAAGCTCGCCAACGCGGTCTTCGGCCGGCAACTGCACCTGCGGCTGACCGCCGCCGGGAGCCCGGTGCGCAGCCTGCTCGCCCACCCCGGCTTCAGCGCCACCGACATCGTCACCGGCACACCGACCGCCCTGTACCGCTTCCTCTTCGGCCGGCTGGCGCGGCCGCTCGGCCAGCACCCCGACCGCGGCGCACTCCCCCAGCTCTACGCGGCGACCCGGCCGGGACTGGCGAGCGGCGAGTTCATCGGCCCGAGCGGCCTTGGCGAACTGCGCGGCGCCCCGGTTCGGGTCGCACTCGCACCCGCCGCGGCCGACACCGAGACCGGGCGCCGGCTCTGGGAACTGTCCGAGCGGCTGACCGAGGTCCGGTACGGGCTCCCGGACGCCGG